A section of the Bacillus pumilus genome encodes:
- a CDS encoding TetR/AcrR family transcriptional regulator produces the protein MKQKRPKYMQIIDAAVVVIAENGYHQSQVSKIAKQAGVADGTIYLYFKNKEDILISLFKEKMGQFIERMETDIQKKPSAKEKLLLLIEEHFRMLAQNHHLALVTQLELRQSNLELRQKINEVLKGYLNMLESILADGKKTGEFRQNLDVRLARQMVFGTIDETATTWVMNDQKYDLPALAENVRDLLLNGIHQS, from the coding sequence TTGAAGCAGAAAAGACCGAAGTACATGCAAATTATTGATGCAGCAGTTGTGGTGATTGCAGAGAATGGCTATCACCAATCACAAGTTTCAAAAATTGCGAAACAAGCAGGGGTAGCAGACGGAACCATTTATCTTTATTTTAAAAATAAAGAGGATATTTTGATCTCCTTATTCAAAGAAAAAATGGGACAATTCATCGAACGGATGGAAACAGATATTCAAAAGAAACCGTCTGCGAAAGAAAAGCTTCTACTGCTCATTGAAGAGCATTTTCGTATGCTTGCGCAAAATCATCATTTGGCTCTTGTGACACAGCTTGAACTCAGGCAGTCAAACCTTGAGCTGCGGCAAAAAATCAATGAGGTGCTGAAAGGGTATTTAAATATGCTCGAATCCATTTTAGCAGATGGAAAGAAAACAGGAGAATTTAGACAAAATCTAGATGTCCGTTTAGCGAGACAAATGGTATTTGGGACGATTGATGAAACCGCTACAACATGGGTCATGAATGATCAAAAATATGATCTTCCTGCACTTGCAGAAAACGTACGTGATCTACTCTTAAACGGAATACATCAATCTTAA
- a CDS encoding enoyl-CoA hydratase, which produces MEKILTLHHEGQTALITIQHPPANALSSQLLSELNDMFDQLEQNEEVRAIVIHGEGRFFSAGADIKEFTTLQEESDYSSLADRGQQVFERIEQCPKPVIASIHGAALGGGLELAMSCDIRIATKDAKLGLPELNLGIIPGFGGTQRLPRYVGSAKALEMMGTAEPITGEEAFACGLVSKLAETEEEALEAAKTLASKFATKSPKSLEYVLDLLNATKLYSYDGGMKLEAKKFGEIFQSNDAKEGIQAFIEKRKPNFKGE; this is translated from the coding sequence ATGGAAAAGATACTCACCTTACATCATGAAGGACAGACAGCACTTATCACGATTCAGCATCCACCAGCAAACGCCTTATCTTCTCAGCTGCTTAGCGAGCTGAATGACATGTTTGACCAGCTCGAACAAAATGAAGAAGTAAGAGCCATTGTGATTCACGGGGAAGGAAGATTTTTCTCAGCAGGTGCTGATATTAAGGAATTTACGACCTTGCAGGAAGAGTCTGACTATTCAAGCCTTGCAGACAGAGGACAGCAGGTCTTTGAACGGATTGAACAATGTCCGAAACCGGTCATTGCTTCAATTCACGGAGCTGCATTAGGCGGGGGCCTTGAGCTTGCCATGTCTTGTGATATACGAATCGCAACAAAAGATGCGAAGCTTGGACTGCCAGAACTAAACCTCGGTATCATTCCAGGATTCGGCGGTACGCAGCGCCTACCGCGCTATGTTGGTTCTGCAAAAGCGCTAGAAATGATGGGTACAGCTGAACCGATTACAGGAGAAGAAGCATTTGCTTGCGGACTTGTGTCAAAGCTGGCAGAAACAGAGGAAGAGGCGCTCGAAGCAGCCAAAACACTTGCGTCAAAATTTGCAACGAAAAGTCCAAAATCACTCGAATATGTGCTGGATTTATTGAATGCGACAAAATTGTATTCATATGACGGCGGTATGAAGCTAGAAGCCAAAAAGTTCGGTGAGATTTTCCAATCGAATGATGCCAAAGAAGGTATTCAAGCCTTTATCGAAAAGCGCAAACCAAATTTTAAAGGGGAATAA
- a CDS encoding electron transfer flavoprotein subunit beta/FixA family protein translates to MNIFVLMKRTFDTEEKISIQSGAIQEDGAEFIINPYDEYAIEEAIQLRDEHGGEVTVVTVGSEDAEKQLRTALAMGCDQAVLLNVEDDLEEWDQYSASTILYHYLKDKEASLILAGNVAIDGGSGQVAPRLAELLGFSYVTTITSIQIDGGSASIERDAEGDVEVISAELPLVVTAQQGLNEPRYPSLPGIMKAKKKPLEELELDDLDLDEDDVPYKIKTIERFLPEKKEGGKVLSGELQDQVKELTDLLRNEAKVI, encoded by the coding sequence ATGAATATATTTGTTTTGATGAAGCGTACGTTTGACACGGAAGAGAAGATTTCGATTCAGTCTGGTGCAATTCAAGAAGATGGAGCAGAGTTCATTATTAATCCTTATGACGAGTACGCCATAGAAGAAGCGATCCAGCTTCGCGACGAGCACGGGGGAGAAGTGACCGTTGTGACAGTTGGCAGTGAGGATGCGGAAAAGCAGCTGAGAACAGCGCTTGCTATGGGCTGCGATCAAGCCGTTTTATTAAATGTGGAAGACGACTTAGAAGAGTGGGATCAATATTCAGCTTCTACGATTCTTTACCATTATTTAAAAGACAAAGAGGCTTCCTTGATCTTAGCAGGGAATGTGGCAATTGACGGTGGCTCTGGACAGGTTGCCCCGCGTCTTGCTGAATTACTTGGGTTTTCATATGTCACAACGATTACAAGTATTCAAATTGATGGCGGCTCTGCTTCGATTGAACGAGATGCAGAAGGTGATGTGGAAGTCATTTCTGCTGAGCTCCCGCTTGTTGTCACTGCGCAGCAAGGTCTCAATGAGCCACGCTATCCATCATTACCTGGCATTATGAAGGCAAAGAAAAAGCCTTTAGAAGAATTGGAACTTGATGATTTAGATCTCGATGAAGATGATGTGCCATATAAAATCAAAACAATTGAACGTTTCTTACCGGAGAAAAAAGAGGGTGGCAAGGTGCTGAGCGGTGAGCTTCAGGATCAAGTCAAAGAACTGACAGATTTACTAAGAAATGAAGCGAAGGTCATCTAA
- a CDS encoding electron transfer flavoprotein subunit alpha/FixB family protein: MSKKVVVLGESRDGKLRNVTFEAIAAAHQVADGGEVIGVLIGDDVKDQANELLYYGADHVMIVEHPHLSYYTSDGFAQALQAILDQIDPDAVLFGHTSIGKDLSPKIAARLQTGLISDAIDVSVTGEHLVFTRPIYSGKAFEKVISTDRLLLATIRPNNVAPLERDASRSGDITPVSVDIQNLRTIVKEVIKKTSEGVDLSEAKVIVAGGRGVKSKEGFEPLNELAETLGAAVGASRGACDADYCDYALQIGQTGKVVTPDLYIACGISGAIQHLAGMSNSKVIVAINKDPEAEIFKIADYGIVGDLFEVVPLLNEELKKMNIHS, translated from the coding sequence ATGAGTAAAAAAGTTGTTGTACTTGGAGAAAGTCGTGACGGTAAATTAAGAAATGTGACATTTGAAGCCATTGCTGCCGCTCATCAAGTGGCAGATGGCGGTGAAGTCATTGGCGTGTTAATAGGGGATGACGTCAAAGACCAAGCGAATGAACTGCTTTACTATGGAGCGGATCATGTCATGATTGTGGAGCATCCGCACCTTTCATATTATACGTCAGATGGATTTGCGCAAGCACTTCAAGCCATATTAGATCAGATTGACCCAGATGCCGTCCTTTTTGGCCATACGTCTATCGGAAAAGACTTGTCGCCGAAAATAGCTGCACGCTTGCAAACTGGCCTCATTTCAGATGCAATTGATGTAAGCGTTACCGGAGAACATCTTGTTTTTACAAGACCGATATACTCTGGAAAAGCCTTTGAAAAAGTGATTTCAACAGATCGTCTGCTTTTGGCAACCATCCGCCCAAATAACGTGGCACCTCTTGAGCGGGATGCCTCACGAAGCGGAGACATTACACCGGTTTCTGTCGATATTCAAAACTTGCGAACGATTGTGAAGGAAGTCATTAAAAAAACGTCAGAAGGTGTAGATTTATCTGAAGCAAAGGTCATTGTTGCCGGGGGACGTGGGGTCAAGAGTAAGGAAGGGTTTGAACCGCTGAATGAACTCGCTGAGACGCTGGGTGCAGCAGTCGGTGCCTCGCGTGGCGCCTGTGACGCAGACTACTGTGATTACGCCCTGCAAATTGGGCAAACAGGCAAGGTCGTCACACCTGATCTCTATATTGCGTGCGGGATATCAGGGGCGATTCAACATTTAGCCGGAATGTCTAACAGTAAAGTCATTGTGGCGATTAACAAAGACCCAGAAGCTGAGATCTTCAAAATCGCCGATTACGGAATCGTCGGTGACTTGTTTGAAGTGGTACCGCTTTTGAATGAAGAGTTAAAAAAGATGAATATCCACTCGTAA
- a CDS encoding alpha-N-arabinofuranosidase, with protein MKGTVKVNDVIGRISKHIYGHFQEHLGRGIYDGIWVGKDSEIDHIEGIRTDVLKALQALHIPVLRWPGGCFADEYHWANGVGDLSERKPMVNTHWGGTVESNEFGTHEFMKLCELLECEPYICGNVGSGTVQELADWVEYITFPKGTPMSDWRIQNGKHEPWDLTYVGVGNESWGCGGNMTPEYYADLYKRYQTYVREFVGQSIYKIACGANSNDVNWTKVLMERAAPWMDGLSLHYYTVPGTWEKKGSATEFDEDEWFITLKKAYEMERLVLDHGEIMDRYDPDKRIGMIIDEWGTWYDPEPGTNPGFLYQQNTLRDALVCALHFHIFHRHCQRIHMANIAQTVNVLQAMVLTEDEKMLLTPTYHVFHMFQVHQVEEALEVDFVSTPYERSGEKIPQVSVSASRSSDKMHISFCHLNPHEQNEVSLAIEGLDAQTKVTGRVLTADRMNAHNTFDDPHAVQPVEFQQFAVKSGELTIDLPPMSVVMITIDLA; from the coding sequence GTGAAGGGGACAGTAAAAGTCAATGACGTGATCGGACGTATTTCTAAACACATCTATGGACATTTTCAAGAGCATTTAGGAAGAGGGATTTATGACGGGATTTGGGTCGGAAAAGATTCAGAGATCGATCATATTGAGGGGATTCGTACGGATGTGCTTAAAGCCCTTCAAGCATTACATATTCCGGTGCTTAGGTGGCCGGGCGGCTGCTTTGCAGACGAGTATCATTGGGCAAATGGTGTAGGAGATCTGAGCGAACGAAAGCCAATGGTGAACACTCATTGGGGTGGCACGGTTGAATCCAATGAATTTGGTACACATGAGTTTATGAAATTGTGTGAGCTACTTGAATGCGAGCCTTATATTTGCGGAAATGTGGGAAGTGGGACTGTTCAAGAATTAGCAGACTGGGTTGAGTACATCACCTTTCCAAAGGGAACGCCTATGTCTGATTGGCGCATTCAAAATGGAAAACATGAGCCTTGGGATTTGACCTATGTTGGTGTAGGAAACGAAAGCTGGGGCTGCGGCGGGAATATGACGCCTGAATACTATGCCGATTTATATAAACGATATCAAACGTATGTGAGAGAATTTGTAGGTCAATCCATATACAAAATTGCGTGCGGAGCCAATTCAAATGATGTGAATTGGACAAAAGTATTAATGGAGCGCGCCGCACCTTGGATGGATGGACTCAGTTTGCATTACTACACTGTACCTGGTACGTGGGAGAAGAAAGGGTCAGCGACTGAATTTGATGAAGATGAATGGTTTATCACGTTGAAAAAAGCCTATGAGATGGAACGGCTTGTCTTGGATCATGGAGAGATCATGGATCGGTATGACCCAGACAAGAGAATCGGGATGATCATTGATGAATGGGGGACATGGTATGATCCAGAACCAGGAACAAATCCAGGGTTTTTGTATCAGCAAAACACGCTAAGAGACGCACTTGTTTGTGCCCTTCATTTTCATATCTTTCATCGTCATTGCCAGCGAATTCATATGGCGAATATTGCTCAGACGGTCAATGTTCTTCAAGCAATGGTGTTAACGGAAGACGAAAAAATGCTTCTGACCCCGACGTATCATGTGTTTCACATGTTTCAAGTGCATCAAGTGGAGGAAGCACTTGAAGTGGATTTCGTGTCAACGCCTTATGAACGAAGCGGTGAAAAAATACCTCAAGTTAGTGTGTCAGCTTCGCGCTCGTCAGATAAGATGCATATTAGCTTCTGTCACCTGAATCCGCATGAACAAAACGAAGTATCCCTTGCCATTGAAGGTTTGGATGCACAAACGAAAGTCACGGGCCGCGTGCTGACAGCGGATCGCATGAATGCGCACAATACATTTGATGATCCCCATGCTGTCCAGCCAGTAGAGTTTCAGCAATTTGCTGTAAAATCCGGTGAGTTGACCATAGATCTGCCGCCAATGTCTGTGGTGATGATCACGATCGATCTGGCTTGA
- the trxA gene encoding thioredoxin: MAIVKATDATFSQETAEGVVIADFWAPWCGPCKMIAPVLEELDQEMGDKMKIVKIDVDDNQETAGKYGVMSIPTLLVLKDGEVVETSVGFKPKEALAELVNKHL, from the coding sequence ATGGCAATCGTAAAAGCTACTGACGCAACATTTTCACAAGAAACTGCAGAAGGTGTTGTTATTGCGGACTTTTGGGCACCATGGTGCGGACCTTGTAAAATGATTGCTCCAGTTCTTGAAGAACTTGATCAAGAAATGGGCGATAAAATGAAAATTGTAAAAATTGATGTAGATGATAACCAAGAAACTGCTGGTAAATACGGCGTAATGAGTATCCCAACACTTCTTGTTTTAAAAGACGGTGAAGTGGTAGAAACTTCTGTTGGTTTCAAACCAAAAGAAGCACTTGCTGAGCTTGTTAACAAACATCTATAA
- the uvrC gene encoding excinuclease ABC subunit UvrC → MNKLIKEKLSVLPDQPGCYLMKDRQNTVIYVGKAKILKNRVRSYFTGSHDAKTQRLVSEIEDFEYIVTSSNIEALILELNLIKKYDPKYNVMLKDDKTYPFIKITNERHPKLIVTRHVKKDKGKYFGPYPNVQAARETKKLLDRLYPLRKCATLPDRVCLYYHLGQCLAPCVYDISEETNKQLVDEIIRFLNGGHQQIKKELTEKMQEAAEQLEFERAKELRDQIAYIDSTMEKQKMTMSDLSDRDVFAYAYDKGWMCVQVFFIRQGKLIERDVSLFPMYQDPEEEFLTFMGQFYAKNNHFLPKEILVPDSVDQEMIEQLLETNVHQPKKGKKKDLLLLAHQNAKIALKEKFSLIERDEERSIGAVKQLGDALNIYMPYRIEAFDNSNIQGADPVSAMVVFQDGKPYKKEYRKYKIKTVTGPDDYASMREVIRRRYTRVLKDELPLPDLILIDGGKGQINAAIDVLENELNLSVPVAGLVKDEKHRTSNLMMGDTLEIVALERNSQAFYLLQRIQDEVHRFAISFHRQLRGKNAFQSILDDVPGIGEKRKKQLLKHFGSVKKMKEATIEDFQEAGIPKQTAELLIEALKK, encoded by the coding sequence ATGAACAAACTGATCAAAGAAAAGCTATCGGTCTTGCCAGATCAACCTGGCTGCTATTTAATGAAAGATCGACAAAATACAGTCATTTATGTGGGAAAGGCAAAGATCTTAAAAAATAGAGTACGCTCTTATTTCACTGGATCTCATGACGCCAAAACGCAGCGACTTGTCAGTGAAATTGAAGACTTTGAATACATTGTCACCTCTTCTAATATCGAGGCACTCATTTTAGAGCTGAATTTAATCAAAAAATACGACCCAAAATACAATGTCATGCTCAAGGATGACAAAACGTATCCTTTTATTAAAATTACGAATGAACGGCATCCTAAATTGATCGTCACCCGTCATGTAAAAAAGGACAAAGGGAAATATTTCGGACCATACCCGAACGTACAGGCAGCACGTGAAACAAAAAAACTGCTCGACCGTTTATATCCTCTCAGAAAATGTGCCACCCTCCCTGACCGCGTCTGTCTCTATTATCATCTTGGACAATGTCTTGCGCCATGTGTGTATGACATTTCTGAAGAAACGAATAAGCAGCTCGTGGATGAAATCATAAGGTTTCTAAACGGAGGACACCAGCAAATAAAAAAAGAACTCACCGAAAAAATGCAGGAAGCTGCCGAACAACTAGAGTTTGAACGGGCAAAAGAACTGAGAGATCAAATCGCTTACATTGACTCTACGATGGAAAAACAGAAAATGACGATGAGCGATTTATCAGATCGAGATGTTTTTGCATATGCCTATGACAAGGGCTGGATGTGTGTCCAAGTCTTCTTCATCAGGCAGGGAAAATTGATTGAACGCGACGTTAGCCTGTTTCCTATGTATCAAGATCCTGAGGAAGAGTTTCTCACGTTTATGGGGCAATTTTATGCAAAGAACAACCACTTTCTACCGAAGGAAATTTTGGTGCCAGATAGCGTAGATCAAGAGATGATTGAACAATTGCTTGAGACGAACGTTCATCAGCCGAAAAAAGGAAAGAAAAAGGACTTGCTTTTACTAGCCCATCAAAATGCCAAAATCGCTTTAAAAGAAAAATTTTCGCTCATTGAGCGTGATGAAGAGCGCTCAATTGGTGCGGTGAAGCAGCTTGGAGATGCACTAAATATTTATATGCCTTATCGGATTGAGGCTTTTGATAACTCGAATATTCAAGGTGCTGACCCAGTTTCTGCCATGGTCGTTTTTCAGGACGGGAAGCCGTATAAAAAGGAATACCGAAAATACAAAATTAAAACCGTCACAGGTCCAGATGATTATGCATCGATGCGTGAAGTCATTAGAAGGCGATATACTCGCGTGTTAAAGGATGAGCTTCCGCTACCAGATTTGATTTTAATTGACGGTGGAAAGGGACAGATCAATGCAGCGATAGATGTCCTTGAAAATGAGTTGAATCTGTCTGTTCCAGTAGCAGGTCTAGTCAAAGATGAAAAGCACCGGACTTCCAATCTGATGATGGGCGATACACTTGAAATTGTTGCACTTGAGCGGAATAGCCAAGCCTTCTATTTATTGCAGCGCATTCAAGATGAAGTGCACCGGTTCGCAATTAGCTTTCACAGGCAGCTACGCGGAAAAAATGCATTTCAATCTATTCTAGACGATGTGCCAGGTATCGGAGAAAAGCGTAAAAAACAGTTGCTTAAACATTTTGGCTCTGTGAAAAAGATGAAAGAAGCCACGATCGAAGACTTTCAAGAGGCTGGCATCCCGAAACAAACGGCCGAGCTTTTAATAGAAGCTTTAAAAAAATAG
- a CDS encoding aspartate kinase, whose product MGLIVQKFGGTSVGSTEKIRNAAERVIAEREAGHDVVVVVSAMGKSTDVLVDLAKELTDHPSKREMDMLLATGEQVTISLLTMALQAKGYDAISFTGWQAGMKTEQVHGNARIVDIDESRVKEELNAGKVVVVAGFQGIADDLHITTLGRGGSDTTAVALAAALKADKCDIYTDVPGVFTTDPRYVPAARKLAGISYDEMLELANLGAGVLHPRAVEFAKNYQVPLEVRSSIENESGTLIEEESSMEQNLVVRGIAFEDQITRVTVCGLSSGLTTLSTIFTTLAKQNINVDIIIQSVTSTNQTSISFSVKTDDLSKTVEVLEEYKGALGYEQIETESKLAKVSIVGSGMVSNPGVAAEMFAVLAEKDIQVKMVSTSEIKVSTVVGRDDMVKAVEALHDAFDLSKVAAHS is encoded by the coding sequence ATGGGACTAATTGTACAAAAATTTGGCGGAACGTCTGTTGGATCGACAGAAAAAATTCGCAATGCTGCAGAAAGGGTCATCGCTGAACGCGAGGCCGGACATGATGTGGTTGTGGTTGTGTCGGCAATGGGTAAATCAACGGATGTTCTAGTAGACCTAGCGAAAGAACTCACAGATCATCCGAGCAAAAGAGAAATGGATATGCTGCTCGCAACTGGAGAGCAAGTGACCATTTCCTTATTAACGATGGCGCTACAAGCAAAAGGCTATGATGCCATTTCCTTTACAGGCTGGCAGGCTGGTATGAAAACAGAGCAAGTACATGGTAACGCAAGAATCGTTGATATTGATGAATCAAGAGTAAAAGAGGAATTAAATGCTGGAAAAGTGGTTGTCGTGGCAGGTTTCCAAGGCATTGCAGATGATTTGCATATCACAACGCTTGGACGTGGTGGATCAGATACAACAGCTGTGGCACTTGCTGCTGCACTAAAAGCAGATAAATGTGATATTTACACAGACGTTCCAGGTGTGTTTACAACAGATCCGCGTTATGTACCGGCGGCACGAAAACTTGCAGGTATTTCATACGATGAGATGCTCGAACTGGCTAATTTAGGAGCTGGCGTCTTGCATCCGAGAGCTGTTGAATTTGCGAAAAATTATCAAGTCCCACTAGAAGTCCGTTCTAGTATTGAAAATGAATCGGGTACGTTAATTGAGGAGGAATCATCCATGGAACAAAATTTAGTCGTCAGAGGCATTGCATTTGAGGATCAGATTACACGCGTGACGGTGTGCGGTCTTTCAAGCGGTCTCACCACATTGTCGACCATCTTTACGACACTTGCGAAACAAAATATCAATGTGGATATCATCATTCAGTCCGTCACAAGCACCAATCAGACGTCGATCTCTTTCTCTGTGAAAACGGATGATTTGTCTAAAACAGTTGAAGTGTTAGAAGAATACAAAGGAGCACTTGGCTATGAACAGATCGAGACAGAAAGCAAATTAGCCAAAGTATCTATCGTTGGATCGGGTATGGTCTCAAATCCAGGCGTAGCCGCAGAAATGTTCGCTGTGTTAGCGGAAAAAGACATACAAGTGAAAATGGTCAGTACGTCTGAAATCAAAGTCTCAACAGTGGTTGGCCGTGACGATATGGTCAAAGCAGTAGAAGCACTGCATGATGCGTTTGATTTATCAAAGGTAGCTGCCCATTCTTAA
- a CDS encoding YslB family protein — protein MNKFESNLEQLKEIEVNGFAYELIREVLLPDILGQDHSSMMYFAGKLLARKFPQESWEKIPEFFHDAGWGTLTMVHSKKQEIEFELEGPLVSNRLTYQKEPCFQMEAGFIAEQIQLLNEHVAESYEQVKKRADKVILTVKWDLRDPS, from the coding sequence ATGAATAAATTCGAATCTAACTTAGAACAGCTAAAAGAAATTGAAGTCAATGGATTTGCCTACGAGCTGATACGCGAAGTTCTGCTGCCTGATATTCTTGGTCAGGATCATTCATCTATGATGTATTTTGCGGGTAAGCTACTTGCTCGTAAATTTCCTCAAGAGTCATGGGAGAAGATCCCCGAATTTTTCCATGATGCCGGTTGGGGAACTCTCACGATGGTCCATTCAAAAAAACAGGAAATTGAGTTTGAGCTCGAAGGTCCACTTGTATCAAATCGACTCACCTATCAAAAGGAGCCATGCTTTCAGATGGAAGCAGGTTTTATTGCTGAACAAATCCAGCTTCTTAACGAGCACGTGGCTGAATCTTATGAACAAGTGAAAAAGCGTGCTGATAAAGTCATTTTAACCGTTAAATGGGATTTAAGAGACCCTAGCTAA
- a CDS encoding succinate dehydrogenase cytochrome b558 subunit: MSGNKEFFYRRLHSLLGVIPVGLFLIQHLVVNHFATSGPEAFNKAAHFMEQLPFRYALELFVIFLPLIYHAVYGVYIAFTAQNNTSRFSYLRNWLFRLQRISGIITLIFVSWHVWETRIQAQLGAEVNYDMMANILSSPFMLGFYIVGVLSTIFHFANGLWSFAVSWGITVSPRSQRISTYVTLGIFIALSYVGLRAIFAFV, encoded by the coding sequence ATGTCGGGGAACAAAGAATTTTTTTATCGGAGATTGCATTCTTTGCTTGGCGTCATTCCGGTCGGTCTATTTTTAATTCAGCACTTAGTTGTGAACCATTTTGCGACGAGTGGACCAGAGGCGTTTAACAAAGCTGCACACTTTATGGAACAGCTTCCATTCAGATATGCACTTGAGCTGTTCGTGATTTTCTTACCACTGATCTATCATGCTGTTTATGGGGTGTACATAGCCTTTACGGCACAAAACAACACGTCTCGCTTCAGTTATTTAAGAAACTGGTTGTTCAGACTGCAAAGGATTTCAGGTATCATCACATTGATTTTTGTCAGTTGGCACGTATGGGAAACACGAATTCAAGCGCAGCTTGGAGCTGAAGTGAACTATGACATGATGGCGAATATTTTAAGCTCTCCATTTATGCTAGGCTTCTATATTGTCGGCGTTTTATCTACTATTTTCCACTTTGCTAATGGCTTGTGGTCATTTGCTGTCAGCTGGGGAATTACTGTTTCACCACGCTCACAAAGAATCTCCACATATGTGACATTAGGTATATTTATAGCGCTTTCATATGTAGGGCTAAGAGCAATTTTCGCTTTTGTTTAA